The Hippoglossus hippoglossus isolate fHipHip1 chromosome 19, fHipHip1.pri, whole genome shotgun sequence genome has a segment encoding these proteins:
- the LOC117753434 gene encoding phenylethanolamine N-methyltransferase, with translation MEEKGQESGVMAMAACYQGFDPAAYLQYNYTPPRADFGRTDSIVPWKLACLHRAFTEGDVSGELLVDIGSGPTLYQVLSGCEVFKKVLLTDFLEVNRQELRRWLQDEGGCNLDWTPYLQHVCKLEGRRPSAWTEKAAKLRQVIMDVLPVDVHRPQPMAPGALPSAGADCLVSCFCLESVSPDLAAFTKALGHIGRLLRPGGHLLLIGALGESYYFGGPGVKIPVVPLNEEQVCASLKESGFTLIRLEVYTLPQDMRVGVDDVTGVFFVKARKD, from the exons ATGGAAGAAAAGGGACAAGAGAGCGGCGTAATGGCCATGGCCGCCTGTTACCAGGGGTTTGATCCTGCAGCGTATCTGCAGTATAACTACACTCCACCGAGGGCGGATTTCGGGAGGACGGACAGCATCGTGCCGTGGAAACTGGCCTGTCTCCACCGAGCTTTCACTGAAG GTGATGTGAGTGGTGAGCTGCTGGTGGACATAGGTTCCGGTCCGACCCTGTACCAGGTGCTGAGCGGCTGTGAGGTTTTCAAAAAGGTGCTGCTCACAGACTTTCTGGAGGTCAACAGGCAGGAGCTGAGGCGCTGGCTCCAGGACGAGGGCGGCTGCAACCTGGACTGGACGCCTTACCTCCAGCACGTGTGCAAGCTGGAAGGACGACG GCCCTCAGCATGGACGGAGAAAGCTGCCAAGCTACGTCAGGTCATCATGGACGTCCTCCCAGTTGATGTGCACCGCCCTCAGCCTATGGCCCCTGGCGCCCTTCCTTCAGCAGGGGCCGACTGTCTGGTCTCCTGCTTCTGCCTGGAGAGTGTCAGCCCCGACCTGGCCGCTTTCACCAAGGCTTTGGGCCACATTGGGAGGCTCCTGCGGCCCGGTGGCCACCTCCTGCTCATCGGGGCCCTCGGAGAGAGTTACTATTTCGGGGGCCCTGGAGTAAAGATCCCTGTGGTCCCACTGAATGAGGAACAGGTCTGTGCTAGTTTGAAGGAGAGCGGCTTCACCCTGATCCGGCTGGAGGTTTACACACTGCCTCAGGACATGAGGGTCGGGGTGGATGATGTGACTGGGGTGTTTTTTGTAAAGGCAAGAAAAGACTAA